In Xenorhabdus nematophila ATCC 19061, one DNA window encodes the following:
- a CDS encoding PliI family lysozyme inhibitor of I-type lysozyme: MRISDIMTAIAISSLIALSLSTQAIAKDGTLINLPDKRFAVLSVGDLESASIGSYSIAVFKDKDLTEFETGRVFARDGSVFDDSNKPRIVFADINNDGSKELVVSKLSAGSGNYLEVDALQITDKNVKLLARINIKGKNDPVKSLRALCKREQCVEQKRQ, translated from the coding sequence ATGCGTATAAGTGACATTATGACAGCTATCGCTATTTCCTCTCTGATCGCCCTCTCGTTATCGACACAAGCAATCGCAAAAGATGGAACATTGATTAACTTACCTGATAAACGATTTGCGGTTCTGTCAGTGGGTGATCTGGAAAGTGCATCAATTGGCAGCTATTCCATCGCTGTTTTCAAGGATAAAGATCTTACCGAGTTTGAAACTGGGAGAGTTTTTGCCCGTGACGGTTCAGTGTTCGACGACAGTAATAAACCGCGGATTGTATTTGCTGATATTAACAACGATGGTTCCAAAGAATTGGTGGTATCTAAACTTTCAGCCGGTTCAGGAAATTACCTTGAAGTAGACGCACTACAAATTACTGACAAAAACGTTAAGCTTCTCGCCCGTATCAACATCAAGGGTAAAAATGACCCGGTTAAGTCCCTCCGTGCCTTATGTAAAAGGGAGCAATGCGTAGAACAAAAACGCCAATAA
- the ghoS gene encoding type V toxin-antitoxin system endoribonuclease antitoxin GhoS has protein sequence MKNYLVRVEIFGAGQKEYNYLNGSMKIIDFNNVIRYNNGEIMALPTGTYIGLSLNSANEIRDKVRQLATPLSSKAPAVFVCQYGEWSAFLYSASVPSLMSES, from the coding sequence ATGAAAAATTACTTGGTTCGTGTTGAAATTTTTGGTGCAGGCCAAAAAGAATATAATTATCTGAATGGATCAATGAAGATAATTGATTTTAATAATGTAATTAGATATAACAATGGTGAAATAATGGCTTTACCTACCGGAACTTATATTGGATTATCATTAAATTCTGCTAATGAAATCAGAGACAAAGTAAGACAGTTAGCAACCCCATTATCATCAAAAGCGCCTGCTGTCTTTGTTTGTCAGTACGGTGAGTGGTCTGCTTTCCTTTATTCTGCTTCTGTACCTTCATTAATGTCAGAATCCTAA
- the icd gene encoding NADP-dependent isocitrate dehydrogenase: protein MESKVVVPAEGKKITIDAKGKLNVPNNPVIPYIEGDGIGVDVTPVMLKVVDAAVQKAYSGERKISWMEIYTGEKSTHVYGKDVWLPDETLDLIREYRVAIKGPLTTPVGGGIRSLNVALRQQLDLYVCLRPVRYYQGTPSPVKQPELTDMVIFRENAEDIYAGIEWKAGSAEADKVIKFLQDEMGVNKIRFPQQCGIGVKPCSEEGTKRLVRAAIEYAIDNDRESVTLVHKGNIMKFTEGAFKDWGYELARTEFGGELLDGGPWVKIKNPKSGKDIIIKDVIADAFLQQILLRPAEYDVIACMNLNGDYISDALAAQVGGIGIAPGANIGDECALFEATHGTAPKYAGQDKVNPGSVILSAEMMLRHMGWFEAADLIVKGMEGAIAAKTVTYDFERLMDNANLLKCSEFGDAIISNM from the coding sequence ATGGAAAGCAAAGTAGTTGTTCCGGCGGAAGGTAAAAAAATTACTATTGATGCCAAAGGTAAATTAAATGTTCCGAATAACCCTGTAATCCCTTATATCGAAGGGGATGGCATTGGTGTTGATGTTACGCCGGTCATGCTGAAAGTGGTTGATGCTGCGGTTCAGAAAGCTTATAGCGGTGAGCGCAAAATTTCTTGGATGGAAATCTATACAGGTGAAAAATCCACCCATGTGTATGGCAAAGATGTCTGGTTGCCAGATGAAACACTGGATCTGATTCGTGAATATCGTGTTGCTATCAAAGGCCCTCTGACAACGCCTGTGGGCGGTGGTATTCGCTCATTGAACGTTGCATTGCGTCAGCAATTGGATCTGTATGTGTGTCTGCGCCCAGTCCGTTACTATCAAGGTACTCCAAGCCCTGTTAAACAGCCTGAATTGACTGATATGGTCATTTTCCGCGAGAACGCAGAAGATATTTATGCGGGTATTGAGTGGAAAGCGGGTTCAGCAGAAGCGGACAAAGTGATTAAATTCCTGCAGGATGAAATGGGTGTCAATAAGATCCGTTTCCCTCAACAGTGTGGTATCGGCGTGAAACCTTGTTCAGAAGAAGGAACCAAACGTTTGGTGCGCGCCGCGATTGAATACGCTATTGATAATGATCGTGAATCAGTGACGCTGGTTCACAAAGGCAATATCATGAAATTCACGGAAGGCGCTTTTAAAGACTGGGGTTATGAACTGGCTCGCACTGAATTCGGCGGAGAACTTCTGGATGGCGGTCCATGGGTTAAGATCAAAAATCCTAAGAGCGGTAAGGACATCATCATTAAAGATGTGATCGCGGATGCCTTTTTGCAGCAAATTCTGTTGCGTCCGGCTGAATATGATGTGATCGCGTGTATGAACCTGAATGGCGACTATATTTCTGACGCATTGGCAGCCCAGGTTGGTGGTATTGGAATTGCTCCAGGTGCAAATATTGGTGATGAGTGTGCTCTGTTTGAAGCAACACATGGTACTGCACCTAAGTATGCTGGTCAGGATAAAGTGAATCCGGGTTCTGTTATTCTTTCCGCAGAAATGATGTTGCGCCACATGGGGTGGTTCGAAGCCGCTGATTTAATCGTTAAGGGAATGGAAGGCGCGATCGCTGCCAAGACTGTGACTTACGATTTCGAACGCCTGATGGATAACGCTAATCTGCTGAAATGTAGTGAGTTCGGTGACGCAATTATTTCTAACATGTAA
- the rluE gene encoding 23S rRNA pseudouridine(2457) synthase RluE, whose amino-acid sequence MTNFSFKKRKLNRFSQRKNNNITQKPTGPRRVLVFNKPYDVLPQFTDEMGRTTLKDFIPLTDVYTAGRLDRDSEGLLVLTNDGKLQARLTQPHKKTAKIYYVQVEGIPDESALNKLRNGITLKDGPTLPAGAELVKEPEWLWERTPPIRERKNIPVSWLKITLYEGRNRQVRRMTAHIGFPTLRLIRFSLGSIQLETLSPGEWKEINFV is encoded by the coding sequence ATGACAAATTTCTCTTTTAAAAAACGCAAACTTAACCGATTCAGCCAAAGAAAAAATAACAATATTACCCAAAAACCAACAGGTCCCAGACGCGTATTAGTTTTTAACAAACCGTATGATGTCTTACCCCAGTTCACTGATGAAATGGGAAGAACAACATTAAAAGATTTTATTCCATTGACTGATGTTTATACCGCTGGTCGCCTGGATCGTGATAGCGAAGGGCTGTTAGTGTTAACCAATGATGGCAAATTACAAGCCAGGTTGACCCAGCCACATAAAAAAACCGCTAAAATTTATTATGTTCAGGTTGAAGGAATTCCTGATGAATCCGCCCTGAATAAATTGCGCAATGGTATCACCTTAAAAGATGGCCCGACTTTGCCTGCCGGGGCTGAATTGGTGAAAGAGCCAGAATGGCTCTGGGAAAGAACACCACCGATTCGGGAACGAAAAAATATTCCCGTAAGCTGGCTCAAAATTACCCTGTATGAAGGCCGTAATCGTCAAGTGCGCAGAATGACAGCCCATATCGGTTTTCCGACATTGCGTTTAATCCGTTTCAGTTTGGGATCAATACAATTGGAAACCTTATCCCCCGGAGAATGGAAAGAGATTAATTTTGTTTAG
- a CDS encoding NUDIX hydrolase → MFSPHITVACIVYAENKFLIVEEIIDGKPLWNQPAGHLEANETLLEAAERELWEETGIRAQPQAFLKLHQWVAPDGTPFIRFLFLIEMDTIMETNPQDKDIHCCHWLSAEEILNSPQLRSPLVAESIRCHLEHRVHPLSILDSYGSPFSR, encoded by the coding sequence TTGTTTAGCCCACACATTACCGTTGCTTGTATTGTATATGCAGAAAATAAGTTCTTAATTGTGGAAGAAATAATCGATGGAAAGCCACTATGGAATCAGCCTGCCGGTCATCTTGAGGCTAATGAAACACTACTGGAAGCGGCTGAACGGGAATTATGGGAAGAAACCGGCATTCGTGCACAACCGCAGGCATTTTTGAAACTGCATCAATGGGTCGCTCCTGATGGAACACCTTTTATCCGTTTTCTATTTTTGATTGAAATGGACACTATCATGGAAACCAACCCACAGGATAAGGATATTCACTGCTGCCATTGGTTAAGTGCAGAAGAAATTCTTAATAGCCCACAGTTACGTTCACCCTTGGTTGCAGAAAGTATTCGTTGTCATTTAGAACACCGTGTTCATCCGCTATCAATACTGGACAGCTATGGCTCACCTTTCTCCAGATAA
- the mnmA gene encoding tRNA 2-thiouridine(34) synthase MnmA, with protein sequence MSDNSQKKVIVGMSGGVDSSVSAYLLQQQGYQVAGLFMKNWEEDDGEEYCSAADDLADAQAVCDKLGIELHTINFAAEYWDNVFEHFLAEYKAGRTPNPDILCNKEIKFKAFLEFAAEDLGADYIATGHYVRRRDADGISQLLRGLDGNKDQSYFLYTLSHQQIAKSLFPVGELEKPEVRRIAEEIGLITAKKKDSTGICFIGERKFRDFLGRYLPAQPGPIVTEDGQTIGQHSGLMYHTLGQRKGLGIGGTKDGSEDPWYVVDKELENNTLIVAQGHEHPRLMSVGLIAQQLHWVNRQSLKTEIRCVVKTRYRQHDIPCTVIPLSEDKIEVRFDSPVAAVTPGQSAVFYQDEICLGGGVIEQRIQE encoded by the coding sequence ATGTCAGATAACAGCCAGAAAAAAGTCATTGTCGGCATGTCCGGCGGTGTTGATTCATCAGTTTCAGCCTACCTTCTCCAACAGCAGGGCTATCAGGTCGCTGGGCTGTTCATGAAAAACTGGGAAGAAGACGATGGTGAAGAGTATTGCTCGGCTGCCGATGATCTTGCTGATGCCCAGGCCGTTTGTGACAAATTGGGCATTGAACTGCATACCATCAATTTTGCAGCCGAATATTGGGACAATGTATTCGAACATTTTCTTGCTGAATATAAAGCAGGCAGAACGCCAAACCCAGACATTCTTTGTAATAAAGAAATTAAATTCAAAGCGTTTTTGGAATTCGCAGCTGAAGATTTAGGCGCTGATTACATCGCAACGGGGCATTATGTCCGTCGTCGGGATGCAGACGGTATCAGCCAATTACTTCGCGGTTTGGATGGCAATAAAGATCAAAGTTATTTTCTCTATACCTTAAGTCATCAGCAAATTGCCAAAAGTCTGTTTCCAGTTGGGGAACTGGAAAAACCTGAAGTCCGCCGTATCGCCGAAGAAATTGGCCTGATTACAGCAAAGAAAAAAGATTCAACTGGGATTTGTTTTATCGGTGAGCGTAAATTCCGTGATTTTCTCGGACGCTATCTCCCTGCCCAACCGGGTCCAATTGTCACGGAGGATGGACAGACCATCGGTCAGCACTCTGGCTTAATGTACCATACACTTGGTCAACGCAAGGGATTAGGCATTGGCGGAACTAAAGATGGTAGTGAAGATCCATGGTACGTTGTTGACAAGGAGCTAGAAAACAATACCCTCATTGTCGCCCAGGGTCATGAGCATCCTCGCCTGATGTCTGTCGGTTTGATTGCTCAGCAGCTTCATTGGGTTAATCGCCAGTCATTGAAGACTGAAATCCGCTGTGTTGTAAAAACACGCTATCGTCAGCATGATATCCCCTGCACGGTCATTCCCCTGAGCGAAGATAAAATTGAAGTTCGTTTTGATAGCCCTGTTGCCGCTGTCACCCCCGGTCAATCAGCTGTGTTTTATCAAGATGAAATTTGTCTTGGCGGTGGTGTGATTGAACAACGCATACAGGAGTAA
- the hflD gene encoding high frequency lysogenization protein HflD: MAKNYHDITLALAGICQSGRLVQTLAHEGQCDTDSFEMMVNSILNMNPTSTLDVFGNNACNLRIGLDAMLGMFNTSHGGISAELTRYVLSLMALERHLSKNQSSANELANRISQLERQQSYFEPMSEGMLNALAGIYVDVISPLGPRIQVTGSPEVLRNTLIQAKVRTVLLAGIRCAVLWKQIGGSRLQIMFSRQRLSQQAKDILARC; the protein is encoded by the coding sequence GTGGCTAAAAATTATCACGACATTACACTGGCACTGGCGGGTATCTGCCAGTCAGGCCGTCTGGTACAAACACTTGCCCATGAAGGTCAGTGTGATACTGATTCTTTTGAAATGATGGTCAATAGCATCTTGAATATGAACCCAACATCCACTTTGGATGTTTTTGGCAACAATGCCTGTAACCTGCGCATTGGCCTTGATGCCATGCTGGGTATGTTCAACACATCACACGGTGGCATTTCAGCTGAACTTACTCGTTATGTACTGAGTTTGATGGCGCTGGAACGCCATCTAAGCAAAAATCAGTCCTCTGCTAATGAACTGGCAAATCGCATCAGCCAGTTAGAACGTCAGCAATCCTACTTTGAACCCATGTCAGAAGGAATGCTTAACGCTCTTGCGGGAATTTATGTCGATGTTATCAGCCCTCTGGGGCCGCGTATTCAAGTGACCGGCTCACCTGAAGTATTGCGTAATACGTTGATTCAGGCAAAAGTCAGAACCGTTTTATTGGCGGGTATTCGCTGTGCTGTTTTATGGAAACAAATCGGCGGTAGCCGCTTGCAAATCATGTTTTCTCGTCAGCGTCTGAGCCAACAAGCAAAAGATATTCTTGCTCGTTGTTAA
- the purB gene encoding adenylosuccinate lyase has product MELSSLTAVSPIDGRYGDKVSALRTIFSEFGLLKFRVQVEVRWLQKLAATAEIKEVPAFDANANAYLNEIIVNFNEHDALRIKEIERTTNHDVKAVEYFLKEKVEHVPALHQVTEFIHFACTSEDINNLSHALMLKTAREDVLLPHWHQLIDTITRMAHDYRALPLLSRTHGQPATPSTVGKELANVVHRMERQFRQLEQVELLGKINGAVGNYNAHLSAYPNVDWHQFSESFVTSLGIQWNPYTTQIEPHDYIAELFDCIARFNTILIDLDRDIWGYIALNHFKQKTVAGEIGSSTMPHKVNPIDFENSEGNLGLANAVLGHLASKLPVSRWQRDLTDSTVLRNLGVGLGYALIAYQSTMKGLNKLEVNEQRLLDELDNNWEVLAEPIQTVMRRYGIEKPYEKLKELTRGKRVDAEGMKAFIDGLELPEEEKERLKLMTPANYIGYATSLVDQLK; this is encoded by the coding sequence ATGGAATTATCCTCACTGACCGCTGTTTCTCCGATTGATGGCCGTTACGGCGATAAAGTCAGCGCACTGCGCACCATTTTTAGTGAATTTGGCTTACTGAAATTTCGTGTTCAGGTCGAAGTACGTTGGCTGCAAAAACTGGCCGCTACAGCAGAAATCAAAGAGGTTCCTGCTTTTGATGCAAACGCAAACGCTTACCTTAATGAAATTATTGTAAATTTCAATGAACACGATGCATTGCGTATCAAAGAAATTGAGCGTACAACCAATCATGATGTTAAGGCAGTTGAATATTTTCTGAAAGAAAAAGTCGAGCATGTTCCTGCTCTACATCAAGTTACTGAATTTATTCACTTTGCTTGTACATCAGAAGATATCAATAACCTGTCACACGCTCTGATGCTCAAAACAGCCCGTGAAGACGTTTTACTGCCCCATTGGCACCAATTGATCGACACGATCACGCGCATGGCACATGACTACCGTGCTCTTCCCCTATTGTCACGTACACACGGGCAGCCTGCCACACCTTCCACTGTTGGGAAGGAGCTGGCTAATGTGGTTCATCGCATGGAACGCCAATTCCGCCAGCTTGAACAGGTAGAACTTCTGGGTAAAATCAACGGCGCAGTGGGTAACTACAATGCTCATCTGTCTGCCTATCCAAACGTTGACTGGCATCAGTTCAGTGAATCATTCGTCACATCGCTGGGTATTCAATGGAATCCATATACTACACAGATCGAACCTCATGATTACATTGCAGAATTATTTGATTGCATTGCGCGTTTCAATACCATTTTGATTGATCTTGATCGCGATATCTGGGGCTATATCGCGCTGAATCATTTCAAACAGAAAACAGTTGCTGGTGAAATTGGTTCTTCTACCATGCCACATAAAGTTAACCCAATCGATTTCGAAAATTCTGAAGGAAATCTGGGGCTAGCAAATGCTGTTCTGGGGCATCTTGCCAGCAAACTCCCTGTTTCACGCTGGCAGCGTGATCTGACGGATTCTACGGTGCTACGTAATCTGGGTGTAGGTCTGGGCTATGCGTTGATTGCTTATCAATCCACCATGAAGGGATTGAATAAATTAGAAGTGAATGAACAGCGTTTGCTGGACGAACTCGATAACAACTGGGAAGTATTGGCAGAACCCATTCAAACCGTCATGCGTCGTTATGGTATTGAAAAACCATATGAAAAATTAAAAGAACTGACTCGTGGTAAACGCGTTGATGCAGAAGGCATGAAAGCCTTCATTGACGGTCTTGAACTGCCTGAAGAGGAAAAAGAACGTCTCAAATTGATGACACCAGCAAACTATATTGGTTATGCAACTTCATTAGTCGATCAATTAAAATAA